Proteins encoded within one genomic window of Oxyura jamaicensis isolate SHBP4307 breed ruddy duck unplaced genomic scaffold, BPBGC_Ojam_1.0 oxyUn_random_OJ142, whole genome shotgun sequence:
- the LOC118158786 gene encoding olfactory receptor 14C36-like, with the protein MPNSSSVSEFLLLAFADTRELQLLHFALFLGIYLAAFLGNGLILTAIACDNRLHTPMYFFLLNLALLDLGSISTIVPKAMVNALWDTRAISYQGCAAQVFFFVFLIGAEYFLLTVMAYDRYIAICKPLHYGSLLGSRACVKMAAAAWGSGFLNAALHTTNTFSLPLCQGNAVDQFFCEIPQILKLSCSNAYLREVGALVFSVSLAFGCFVFIVLSYVQIFRVVLRMSSEQGRHKAFSTCLPHLSVVSLFLSTGIFSHLKPPSISSKSLELVVSFLYSVVPPAVNPLIYSIRNQELKDAVRKLFRYMLLKHQ; encoded by the coding sequence atgcccaacagcagctctgtgagtgagttcctcctgctggcattcgcagacacgcgggagctgcagctcctgcacttcgcgctcttcctgggcatctacctggctgccttCCTGGGCAATGGCCTCATCCTCACCGCCATAGCCTGCGACAACCGCCTacacacccccatgtacttcttccttctcaacctcgccctccttgACCTCGGATCCATCTCCACCATTGTACCCAAAGCCATGGTCAATGccctctgggacaccagggccatctcctatcaaggatgtgctgcacaggtcttcttttttgtctttctgattGGAGCAGAATATTTCCTTCTCACTGTCATGGCCTACGACCgctacattgccatctgcaagcccctgcactacgggagcctcctgggcagcagagcttgtgtcaagatggcagcagctgcctggggcagtggctttctcaatgctgCCCTGCACACAACCaacacattttccctgcccctctgccaaggcaatgcagtggaccagttcttctgtgaaatcccccagatcctcaagctctcctgctcaaaTGCCTACCTCAGGGAAGTTGGGGCACTTGTGTTTAGTGTTTCTTTAGCCTttggttgctttgttttcattgtgttgtcgtatgtgcagatcttcagggtgGTGCTGAGGATGTCCTCTGAGCAGGGCCgacacaaagccttttccacgtgcctccctcaCTTGTCTGTGGTCTCCCTGTTTCTCAGCACTGGCATATTTTCccacctgaagcccccctccatctcttCCAAATCCCTGGAACTGGTGGTGTCATTTCTGTACTcagtggtgcctccagcagtgaaccccctcataTACAGTATaaggaaccaggagctcaaggatGCAGTGAGAAAACTGTTTCGATACATGCTTCTTAAGCATCAGTGA